A region of the Arenibacter antarcticus genome:
GGGTGTAATCCCAGTTTACGGTCTTATAATAGGGGCCGTGTGTATCTGGTCTTGTGCTCCACCACCAAGAGGTATCATAAGGGGCTTCCTGATGAAAAAGTCGAGCCAAAGTATTGCTTATTTTCTCCCTAAGTACTTCCTCGTCGGTTTCGCCGTAGGCTTTGATAAGCCCGTCTACTACCTTTGGGGAATGCATATAACGCATGGCCCATAGCGCCAAGTCCTTATTGTTAGTATTTAAAGCTTCTACAATTGCATCCTCCGCATTTAACGCAACAAGGGATTTTACGGCCAAGTGAGGCGCTAAAATCTCTGAATTAGGTGTGGCGTGTGGCCCTTCACTTCCCAAGGTTGGTGCTCTAAAGGAATTAGGAACCGGAACATCCAATAAGTGTTGTGCAAGCTCCTTTCTGCCCAGTCTTCCCAAACCTACAATAGCTGCAGCCTTCACTCGGTCTGTACCAGATTCTAATGCCGTTATAAAGGGCTCTGATGGAACATTTTCCACTGCTCCCAAACGGTCTGCCAATGCTCTTAAGGCAAATTCCTGAACCTCCGGGTCATTGGTAAGCGACACCAATTTATCTATTCCATTTTCTCCAGCCAATTGAGCATAGGTAAAGATAGCTGCGGTGCGCACTTCCAAGGATAATGATTTATCCTTTGCTAAATTTAAAACAGCACTTGCTCCCTTGCCTCTTTTAATCAATTCGTATTGCGCACTTAATCTAGATTTAGCGTTTCCTGATTTTAACAAGTCCACCAAATTCTTGGTCCAAAAGATATTTTCCACTTGTGGAAAGGCCTCATATTCCAAATTTTCCGGTGTTACCCTTACGATATACCCTTTATCCGGGCTTCCAGAATACCCTGCACCATCCCAAGCGGATAGGTACATAACCCCAGCGGCGTCTACATCTAGATCCGTTATCTGTGGAAGTCTTATAAACTCCTCTTCTTTTTGGGTAAAACTGATGTTGTCTTCTGTAACCCTATGCATATATAGGAAGCTTCTTCCCCAATCTGCCATCATGGGTACATTGTTGTATTTTTCTGGCCAACGATTATCGTTCATAAACAATGCCCCTGTTCCAGATCCGCCTCCAACATCTACCAAGGCAGGGATAATTTCTTCCGTAAAATGTTTAAAAAGCATAGGGTAACCGTATTCCCCAGTTTGTATGTGATGTGCAAATCGAATATTCCATCCCCCACCATCATTGGTATTTCCTCTCGTAAAGATATTCATGAAGGGATCAATTGCTACGTCATAAATATTTCTCAAGCCATGGGTATACACTTCCATTTCGGTGCCATCGGGGCGTACACGAAGTACTCCTCCGCCCAACATAGTTAGCTGAGTACCCTCACGGTCTGTAGCGTTATGGAATCCAAAGTCGCCCACTGCGATATAGATCCACCCATCAATTCCCATTTGAATTCCGTTGGTAGCATGATCGGTACCTCTTTCCTGAAGGTATTTAGAATTACTCAGGTTCTGGATCAATACTTTCGCAGGGCCATCGGCCACGCCGTCATTATCCAGATCCTCAAAAACGATCAAGTCCATATTATTGGCCTTTCCCGTTTCCTCAGTAAAGGTGGTATGAAGTACAAATAACTGATTTCCAATAGGCAATATTCCCCTTGGATTATCTACTTCCGCAAATTTGGTATAGGAATCCATTACTCCGTCATGATTGCAATCTACCAAACGTTTGATAAATCCTTTTCCCATATCCTTCCCAAGCGAGCCCATCATATCTACTCCTACAAAGACTTCACCTGTAGCTGCCACCGCCATACAAGCCGGACTAGGAGTAAGATCTGGACCGGCAAATCCGGTTATTTTTAAATCCTTTGGCCAGTTAAAAGCCTGTGCCAAAGAATCTGCCATGGGATAATCAATCACTTCACTACTTAGGGCACATGGGACCTTATCCTCTCCACAACTGACAACAAGCAGCCCCAACAATAATAAAATTCCAATTTTTTGAAACATAGTTTACGCTATTAATATATTAAAATCACATACTCTTAAAATGAACTCCGGCTAATATTTACCAAGTTTTCAACAAGAAGTCGCAAAACTAAAAATCTTTCGCAAAAACCCTTTCATTAATTGAATTATTCGAACATAAAATATATTTTCCTAACTTAATCCCCATTGAACGTTTCGTTTACATTATAATTCTAAAATAAAATTTAGTGATTTTATTTTAGAAACTATTTTTTCTCTAGGCGATCTTCATAACTAATGCATACGTTTACAGCGAATTACATCCTATTTAAAAGTTTACACAAGCCTTATTAACAAACAATACACTACGTTAACTTGTTGAAAACTGAGAAATGTCATATAATTACAAAAACAGCATGTATAATTTTACGGCGAAATTCAGGCAGGTATGAGTGTTATTTATCTATTATTGGCGCTAAGCATTTTAGTGGCCCTAGTTTTTTTCATTGCATTTATAGTCTCTGTAAGGAGTGGTCAGTATGACGATTCCTATACCCCTTCTGTTCGTATGCTGTTTGAGGACGAACTGGTAAAGGGCGCTTCAAAAAAAGACCCAAAAGAAAAATCTAACCAAATTATTGAAAGTCAAAAATTGTAATTATGGAAGTACAACAATTCTATTACGATAATAAGATCGTAAAAAAATTCCTTTATGCTACTATGTTCTGGGGAATTGTGGGAATGTCAGTCGGGCTCTTGCTCGCCTTTATGTTTCTTTTCCCAAACATTACGGATGGAATATCCTGGTTAAGTTTTGGGCGCTTACGACCACTACATACCAATGCCGTGATTTTTGCTTTCGTGGGAAATGCCATTTTTGCAGGTGTCTACTATTCCACACAGCGTTTGTTAAAGGCAAGGATGTTCAGTGATGGTTTGAGCAAATTTAACTTTTGGGGATGGCAGGCAATTATAGTAGCAGCCGCCATTACGTTGCCTTTGGGATATACTTCCTCCAAGGAATACGCAGAACTAGAATGGCCAATAGATGTGGCAATTGCTGTGGTCTGGGTTGCCTTCGGCTGGAATCTAATTGGCACCATGCTAAGAAGAAGACAGCGACACTTATATGTTGCCATCTGGTTCTATCTCGCCACCTTTGTAACTGTTGCCGTACTTCATATATTTAATAGTTTATCTATTCCAGTAAGCGCCTTTAAAAGTTATTCGGTGTATGCTGGTGTACAGGATGCGCTGGTGCAATGGTGGTACGGTCACAATGCGGTGGCATTCTTCCTGACCACTCCATTTTTGGGATTAATGTATTACTTTATTCCAAAAGCGGCCAATAGACCAATTTACTCCTATAGACTTTCTATTGTCCATTTTTGGTCCTTGATATTTATTTACATCTGGGCAGGTCCACACCACCTTTTGTATTCTTCCTTACCGGAATGGGCACAAAATCTAGGGGTAGCCTTCTCCATTATGTTACTTGCGCCATCTTGGGGTGGTATGATTAACGGATTATTGACCCTTCGAGGAGCATGGGACAAAGTGAGGACAGACCCTGTTCTTAAGTTTATGGTAGTCGCTATTACGGGATACGGGATGGCTACTTTTGAAGGCCCCTTGTTATCCTTAAAGAATGTAAATGCCATTGCCCACTTTAGCGATTGGATTATTGCACACGTACACGTGGGTGCATTGGCATGGAACGGCTTCCTAACTTTTGGTATGATCTATTGGTTAGTACCAAGGATGTTTAAAACAAGACTATATTCTGTTCCCTTAGCCAACTTTCACTTTTGGTTGGGTACTTTGGGAATCATATTATATACATTGCCCATGTATGTTGCTGGATTTACCCAGGCATTAATGTGGAAGGAATTTAATCCTGATGGTACTTTGGTGTACGGAAACTTCCTGGAAACCGTAACCCAGATAATGCCGATGTATTGGATGCGTGCTATTGGAGGCTCCATGTATATAGTGGGGGCCATGGTAATGATCTACAATGTTGTTATAACAATAAGGTCAGGTAGCGAGGTAGAGGACGAATTGGCAGAGGCTGCGGCCCTAACAAGAGTTTCCAAGAAAAGGACTGCAGGTGAGACCTTTCATACTTGGTTAGAACGCAAGCCCATTCAGTTGACTATTCTGGCTACAGTAGCCATCTTAATTGGGGGAATCATTCAAATTGTACCTACTATTTTGGTGAAATCAAATATTCCCACCATCACCAGTGTAAAACCATATACCCCCTTGGAATTAGAAGGTAGAGACCTTTATATTAGGGAAGGTTGCGTAGGCTGCCACTCTCAAATGGTAAGGCCCTTCCGAAGTGAAGTGGAACGATATGGCGAATACTCAAAAGCAGGGGAATTTGTGTACGACCATCCTTTCCTATGGGGAAGTAAACGTACCGGTCCCGATCTTTTAAGGGTGGGCGGAAAATATTCGGACAGCTGGCACTTAAACCATATGTACGATCCACAAAGCACATCCTCTGGCTCCATAATGCCTGCTTATGCTTGGTTGGTTAGAGATGAACTTGACAAAAGCGATATACAAAAAAAGATGGAAGTTATGGTTACTTTGGGGGTACCCTATAGTGAAGATGAAATAACCAACGCTTATGAACATATGGACCAACAGGCGACTCAAATAGAAAAAAACCTATATAGCGACCCTGATTTTGCATCGAGCTACGAGGAGGACAAAAAGTATGCTGCGGAAAATGGGGAAGATTTTATAGAAATGAAAGACCGAGAAATTGTAGCGATGATCGCCTACTTACAGCGTCTGGGAACCGATATTAAAATCAAGGAAACCAACGAGGAAATCTCCCAAAATTAGAAAGTTATGTTCAAATTCGTAAAAGGTTATATGGAAAGTATTGATGGGGTAGCTATCTACCCCATGATATCACTACTGATTTTCTTTGTCTTTTTTACCGTCCTTTTCTGGTGGGTATTTACGGCATCCAAAGAACACATCAAGGAAGTTAGCGAACTGCCGTTAAAAGAAGAGGAATAAAAAATTAGTTAAAGGAACAAAACAACAATTACAACCATAGCAAACCAATTAAAAACAGTTAAAATGAAAAATCACTCACCTTGGTGGATCAGAATTCCGCTAGTTTTCTTTTTAATCTTCGGATTGATGGAATACTTCGTAGACTCGGGAGACAAACCGGCATTTATTGAACATCCTATAACATTGATCTTTATGGGAGTCGTTCTATTTTTATTGGTAGGGATAGAGCTTATCATAAAGTCCGTAGAAAATGTGATGTTCCAAACCTTGTCCCCAGAGGCACAAGAGCGGTATTTGGAAACCAGTTCCAAACAGTGGGAATGGAAATGGGCCAAGAAGCTACGTGAAGATATGATTGGTGAAAAAGCGGTAGCAGAGGAGGGGGAAATAATCCTAGACCATAATTATGATGGAATTCGGGAGCTAGACAATGATCTTCCGCCATGGTGGGTATATCTGTTTTATGCTTCCATTGTCTTTGCCGTTGTATATCTAGCACGTTACCATGTTTTTAACGGAGAAAATCAGGATATGGAGTACGAAAGGGCCGTTGCAGAAGCCCAATTGGAAATTGAAAACTATAAGAAAACCGCCAAAGGCCTTGTAGATGCGAATACGGTAGAATTACTAACCGATGCCTCGGACATTAAAGCTGGCGAAGCGCTTTACACCGCCAATTGTGTGGCTTGCCATATGGCAGATGGAGGCGGGGGAATTGGACCAAACCTAACGGATGAATATTGGATACTAGGAGGAGGAATTAAAAATGTTTTCCATACCATTTCAGAAGGCGGCCGCGCTGGCAAGGGAATGGTGGCCTGGAAGCAAATCCTTAAACCCGCGGAAATGGCCCAAGTAGCCAGTTATATTCTTGAGGAATTAGAGGGTACAACACCGGCGAATCCCAAAGATGCCGAAGGTGAAGTTTGGGTAGAGAGTAAATAAAACATTTCAAGAATTTTTCTAAACAGGTTCTTGGAGTAGATTGTAATAACAGATTGGATGAGGTATCCAAAATTATAATACATTTTTACAAAGATGGCGCAGGACCAAGACAATTTTAGGGATTCTATAGGAACTATAAATGCAGAGGGAAAAAGGGCTTGGGTATTTCCAAAAAAACCCAGCGGTAGGCTGTATGAATATAGAAAGTATGTAAGCTATTTTCTCTTGATATTTTTATTATTGGGTCCATTTATAAAAATAAATGGCAACCAATTTCTAATGTTCAATGTCTTGGAACGCAGGTTTAACATCTTTGGATTTCCGTTCTGGCCCCAAGATTTTTACTTGTTTGTGATCTCCATGATTATTGGAGTTGTTTTTATTTCCCTGTTCACTGTTGCTTTTGGCCGAATTTTCTGTGGTTGGATATGTCCTCAGACCATTTTTATGGAAATGGTATTTAGAAGGATAGAATACTGGATCGATGGTGACCGAGGTGCACAAATTAGGTTGGAAAAACAAGCCTGGAACGCAGATAAAATCAGAAAACGCACCCTGAAGTGGTTTATTTTTTTCGTGATTTCCTTTATCATCGCCAACGTATTTCTCGCCTATTTGATAGGAAGCGATCAGCTGATACAGTATATTAAACAAGGGCCCACGCAACATTTGAGCACCATGGCCTCTCTTCTGATCTTTACCGCAGTATTTTATTTTATCTTCGCTTGGTTTAGGGAACAAGTCTGTATTATTGCCTGCCCCTATGGCCGTATGCAAGGAGTGTTGCTAGACAACAAATCTATTGTTGTGGCCTACGATCACAAACGCGGAGAGAGTGAAAAGGGCAGAAAAAAATTTAGAAAAGGGGAAGATCGGGAAGCTATTGGCCACGGAGACTGTATTGATTGTTTCCAATGTGTAAATGTTTGCCCCACTGGTATAGATATAAGAAATGGGACCCAACTAGAATGTGTTAACTGCACCGCTTGTATTGATGCCTGCGACGATATAATGGAGAAAGTAGATCTACCTAAAGGTTTGATACGCTTCGCCAGTGAGGATAATATTGAGAAAAAGGCCAAGTTTAAGTTTACGCCCCGACTCAAAGGTTATACTGCCGTATTGGTCATCCTTACCGGTTTACTGATTGGGATGCTTTTTTTAAGAAATGATCTGGAAGCCAATATATTAGGACTTCCAGGGCAATTGTACGAGCATAAGGAAGGGAATATTATTAGCAACGTATATACATTTAAATTGGTAAACAAAACCAGTATGGATATTGCCGATGTTAGCTTTAAACTATTATCGCATAAAGGAACCATTAAGCTTGTTAGGCATAATAACTTTACGGTTCCCGCTCAAGAATTGATCGAAGGGACCTTGTTCATCGAAATAAACAATTCCGCCTTGGAAGGCGATAAAAACAAGTTAATGATTGGAGTCTATAGCGGGGAGAATAAAATTGAAACGACCACTGCAAGATTTATGGCACCAAGAAGCTATAAATAAGTAAACCGTATGGACACCATTAACCCTAAAACGGGGATAACAATCACCTCCCAAATTATGGAGAGAAAAGTAATTAGGTAACCTTGAAATCAGCATGACCAAAATCTGGTCTCAAATACGAATGAAGATATGCGAACCTGACTGCCGTCAAGTTCGCATATGACCGTTAAAAATCAATAAATATCTACAAATGAAAATTAATTGGGGAACAGGAATTGTACTAGCATTTATAGGATTCATAAGTTTTATCCTATTTTTTGTAGTGCGAATGGGTATGGACGATAGTACGAATCACGATTTGGTCAGGGAAGATTATTACAAAGCCGAAATTGGATTTCAAAAGGAATTGGACGCCGAAATCAACGCTAACGAAAACAATGTCAATCTTAACATGGTAAGAACACCAGCAGGCATAAAATTAGAATTTCCAAAAGATCTGGATCAAGCAACTATTAAAGGAACTGTGTCCCTTTATAGACCATCTAACAAACAATTGGACTTTGATTTTCCCATTAGTTTGTCTAACAACCATTTAATTATACCCGAAAATCGTTTAGTGGACGGCAGATGGGACCTTAAAGTTTCATGGGAATACAATGGCGAAGCGTATATGTACAAGGAGAAAATTACTCATTAAAAACTCCTATAATTCTACTAGAAAAATAAAAAACAAACCATGTTAGCATCCGCTCTTATATTAGGACTAATGGGGAGCTTTCACTGCGTTGGCATGTGCGGCCCCATTGCTTTTATGCTTCCTGTAGATCATAACAGACCGGGGAAGAAATTGCTACAGGTTTTTCTATACCATTTTGGGAGATTAACCGCCTACGGTATTATAGGACTGGTCTTTGGATTTTTAGGCAAAGGTCTATATGTTTTTGGGCTACAGCAAAAGCTCTCCATTATTATAGGGGTACTAATGATCGCTATAATTCTTATTCCTTATAAAACTTTCAGCAAATACAATCTTTCTAAACCTATTTATGGTCTCTTGTCCAAACTGAAAAATAAAATGGGCAAAGAGTTGAAAAAGAAAAGTGCAGATACCTTTATAACCATTGGTTTCCTAAACGGGTTTTTGCCATGTGGCTTGGTATATATGGCCCTATTTGGCAGTATTGCCACTGCCAACCCATGGTTAGGCGCCCTATTTATGATATTATTTGGATTGGGTACAATCCCCTTAATGACGACCGCCGTCTATTTTGGTAGCATGATAAAAGGTAAGGCCAAAAAATCTGTTCAACGCCTAATCCCTGTATTTGTAGTATTAATTGGTCTTCTTTTTATACTAAGAGGAATGGGACTCGGCATTCCCTATATCTCCCCAGCACCAGTCACAGAAGTAGTCTCAAGCGAGGTGGAGTGCCATTAAAAGCCCCTTCCAATAGCTGTAAATCAAATTTGTGATAGTTGTGAAAATAGTGTAATTTTCTAGTGCTTAGAAATACCCTGTTCATAGACTTTTACAATTTAACTGCACTATGGCCAGTAGCAACCAAACCTTAAACCACTTAAAATGAAGAAAGCCCTACTGATCTGTTATCTTATTTTAAATGCAAGCCTTTTATTTTCACAAGGTGAAAAGATCAACGTAATTGTTTTTGGAGCACATCCCGATGATTGTGATATTGACACGGGTGGCACGGCCATATTACTGGCCAAAATGGGCCACAATGTAAAGTTTGTATCCCTGACCAATGGTGACGCTGGTCATTATGCCATGGGCGGTGGAGAACTTGCCAGGGTTAGGATTGCAGAGGCCAAGGAAGCAGGAAAAAGATTTGGAGTAGCGTACGCAGTATTGGACAACCATGATGGGGAATTGATGCCTACTTTGGAAAATCGTTTAAAAGTGATACGAGAAATTAGAAAATGGAATGCCGATGTGGTTATTGCCCCACGGCCAAATGACTACCATCCGGACCACAGGTATACTGGCGTGTTGGTACAAGATGCAGCCTATATGGTCATTGTTCCCAATGTAGCCCCAGAAGTACCACCACTCAAAAAAAATCCGGTTTTCCTATACTCCGAAGATGGTTTTCAAAAGCCTAGCCCTTTCGAACCCGATATCGCAGTTATTATTGATGAGGTTTTTGACCAAAAGATATATGCCATGTCAGCACATAAATCCCAGTTCTTTGAATGGCTTCCCTGGACCGCCGGCAATTTAGAAAAAGTACCCAAGGAGGATAAGGACAGACTGGAAATGTTGGCCAATTGGAGATCTAAGGCTCCCAATGATGCATTTTTGAAATGTGCAGAAAAATGGTACGGAAATAAAGCCTCCAACGCTAAACACATAGAAGGATTTGAAATATGCGAGTACGGAAAGCAACCCACCGATGAGGAAATAATGAGGCTATTCCCTATGCTTAAAAAATAGTCGAGAACGCAACTATAGTGATTCTTAACTAGTCAAGTATCCTTTTGGTATTTTCGTTATATACTTATTTCAAAACTTCATCGCTACCTCCCAAACCGGTAAAGGACCACTACTAGGAAGATATATTCTCATCGTAAAAATGCGCATCCTCGCTTACTAAAATACAAAATGTTAGTTCGTACAATTCGGAGTCATTGCCTATGGGGCAAAAACCCCAATTTCTTGGGAACTTTACTAAAATAAATTAATGTATTTTTAGACCACTATATTAGATTCCCCTAGAACAGTTATACAGATAAAATACATAATAGTTGGCAGAGGCTGCCTGCCCCAAAAGAAATAAAAACATTAGCACTAAAGATCGTTGAACAAAAATGGAAGTATGGAAATTTTTAGGGGTGTTGGTCATTGCTCAGCTGACTTTTCACTCCAACTATGGTCAACAAAATCCAACTAAACTACCCGAAACAAGCAAGTCCCAATTTTCTATTGGAGTAATCGCCGATTGCCAATATCACCACGAACAAGGAACTGGAATAAGGAAATACGCGAAATCAGAGCAGAAACTAAAGGAATGTGTTGTGCATTTAAATACCATGGATTTAGCCTATACGGTGCATCTGGGTGATTTTATAGATCGGGATTGGGAAAGTTTTGATGTTGTAGGTCCAATCTACAACCATCTGAACATGCCTAAATATCATGTGCTTGGCAACCACGATTTTTCTGTAGTGGATGATAAGAAGAGCGCTGTCTACAAAAAGCTAGGCATGCCCTCCCCCTACTATGATTTTAAAATTAAGGACTGGCGTTTTATAGTGTTAGATGGAAATGACATTAGCTTTCATGCCTATCCAGCCGAGAGCGATGGATACAAAATTGCAGAGAAGTATTATAGGCAAAACCAAATTGAATCCCCTAAATGGAATGGGGCAATAGGACCAACCCAGCTACAATGGCTGAGATCTGTCTTGGATAAGTCGTTACAAGATCAAGAAAAAGTGGTGCTATACTGTCATTTTCCAGTATATCCACTAAACAAACACAATCTTTGGAATGCCGATGAAGTTATTGACATTCTAGAAAGCTATCCACATGTGAAGGCTTACATCAATGGACATAATCATGAGGGTAACTACGGAGTGAAGAATGGAATCCACTATCTTACTTTGCAAGGAATGGTAGACACCGATGAAAATTCATATAGCGTGATAAACATCCACTCCGATTATCTGGAAATAATAGGTTTCGGGAGAGAAGTTAATAGAATACTTACCACCAGCAGGTAGTTTCAGTGCTGTAAGATAGCACCACTTGCATATAAAAACTATGACCCCATAGATTGCTGTTGCAAAAAATAGGACCATATTTTTTTATTTAGGGTCAGTCGCCTTTGTTTTGGACAATACCTTTTAGAATTATGTTTGTTGGACACCATTTTTGTCCATGGAAGAAATTTAACCCTTATAATTTAAAAGTCATTACAGGAATCTTGGAATGATTGGCAAGGTCTTCTCCAATACTCCCCATAAAAAAGCGACTAATTCCCTTTCTCCCGTGGGTGGGAAGTCCAATTATATCTGCATTTCTACTTTCACTAAAGGCCAATATTCCTCTTTCTACAGCATAGTCGTTGTAAATCTCTACCTCCAAACTGGCTTTAGCTTCGTGCAAAAATTGATTAATTTTCCTAAAGGCATCCTTAGTACTTAAAAAGTTATCCCCAGGGGTATTTATATTCACTAAGATAAGTTCTGCTGAAAGTTTATCTGCCAAGGTTTTCGCCTTATGGAAGGCAGGGAGATTTTCAAGCTCAAAATCACAGGCAAAAACAAATCTTCTCACCTCGAAATTCAATATTTCATCTTTAATGATCAAAACAGGAATATTGGCATTTCTGACCATTTTTTCCGCATTAGACCCCACAAATATTTCTTTTAGCCCATCCGATCCATGTGAACCCATAACAATAAGATCTGCATTATGCTTTTCAGCTATAGCGTTTACTTCGCTATACACCTTATAATGCTTTACAATGGGAGTCACTTTTATACCTTTTAGATATGGTTTATTCAAAAACTCACCGAATCTCTTTTCCGTCATTCTTATTAAAAACAAGGCCTGCTGCTGGTGTATTTCTTCGCTATAGGTCATATAGGCATCGGACATTTCCAACATATGTAGCACAAAAATTTCAGAACCGAATTTTTTAGCAATGGATGCCGCTGTTTTAAGGGCAATTTCAGAAGGTCCAGAAAAATCGACTGGTACAATGATTTTTTTCATAAAGACATGTTTTAAACATTAATAATCAACAAAGTTTCCCATTCCCTATCATAACCCCTAAATTGTCATGGAAAACAATCTGGTTTCCGGGGCTTTTCTGTGCAACAAAAGGTCAAAAGCCATACAAATATTACGCACAAATGGCCTTCCTTTCTCGGTTACAACAATCCGTGTAGCGTGTATTTCCAAAAGTCCGTCCTTCTCCATCTCCACCAGTCTTTCCTTTACCCCTAACAGTTCTGGGAATACTTTTTCATTGGTCTCCCAAGAAGTATTAAATCTACACATTAAATTTAATATATGGCTACGGATGATTTTGTCTTCTTCCGTTAATATATGTCCTTTATAAATGGGGATAATATTATTATCTACAAGGTGTTCGTATTCCTCCAAGCCTTTTACATTTTGCGCAAAGCCATCCCAGCTATCACTAATACTGGATACGCCTAGGCTAATCATTACTCGGGTTTTGGAGCTGGTATATCCCATAAAATTCCTATGTAAGCTCCCGTTGTCCATAGCTTTATACAAAGAATCGGATTTTATGGCAAAATGATCCATTCCAATTTCGGAGTAGCCTACCTCTGCCAATAGGGACTTCCCTTTTTCATATTGATTACGTTTTTCATCCGGGGTGGGCAGATCGGAATCTTGGAAACCTCTCTGTCCGTTTCCTTTTAGCCATGGGACATGGGCATAACTATAGAAAGCCAGTCGGTCGGGCATTAGCTCCTTGGTCCGCATGATGGTCTCCTCTACATGGGCCTCTGTCTGAAAAGGCAATCCAAAAATAATATCGTGCCCTACAGAAGTATATCCAATTTCCCTAGCCCATTCTGTGGCATTTTTTACATTTACAAAAGGTTGAATCCTATGAATTGCAATCTGCACCTTCATATTATAATCCTGCACCCCATAACTCACGCGTCTAAAACCAACATCGTAAAGTGCTTGCAAGTGTTCCTTTGTCGTATTATTGGGGTGACCCTCAAAACTAAACTCGTAATTATCAGCTTTATCGGCAGTCTTAAAAATCCCTTTGATCAGTCGGGTTAAATTATCAGGAGAAAAAAATGTTGGAGTACCTCCTCCTAAGTGAAGCTCCTTCACCTTTGGTTTTTCAGGCAGCAACTTACAATAGAGCTCCCATTCCTTTAACACATTGGTTATATAGGGACTTTCTACCTCATGGCGTTTGGTTATCCTTTTATGGCATCCACAAAATGTACATAAACTCTCACAAAAAGGTAAATGAATATAAAGACTGATTCCTTCGGAACTATTACTCTTTATAAAACTTTTAACCAAGGAAGACTCCCATTTTTTACCTGAGAAACCTTCCAAATCCCAATAGGGCACCGTTGGATAACTAGTATATCGAGGTCCAGGTATATTGTATTTCTGAATTAAATTGGCCATGCGCTGATCATTAGTTGATGAATATCACAAAATTAGCTTTCAAAAACCATTTAAAATATGACCCATATCAGGTTTCACATACTACTCTAGATGTGGAAATAGTCTACCGATCTAATTATGCTAATAACAAATACCACCAAATTGTTATAAAAGTGGTTTTCTAACCGACTTTTTTTTTAATAAACTGTTCTGCTATCAAAATTATATTAAAATCCATATTTTTGCAGTCTTAAAAACAGCCAATTATGACATTACTTTTAATGGCTGCCGGTAGCGGTAGCAGATATGGAAAACTTAAACAATTTGATACATTGGGTCCAAAAGAGGAGTTCCTGATGGAATTCAGTATTTATGACGCCCTTAAGAACGGCTTTGAACATATTGTTGCCATAACAAA
Encoded here:
- a CDS encoding cbb3-type cytochrome c oxidase N-terminal domain-containing protein, which encodes MKNHSPWWIRIPLVFFLIFGLMEYFVDSGDKPAFIEHPITLIFMGVVLFLLVGIELIIKSVENVMFQTLSPEAQERYLETSSKQWEWKWAKKLREDMIGEKAVAEEGEIILDHNYDGIRELDNDLPPWWVYLFYASIVFAVVYLARYHVFNGENQDMEYERAVAEAQLEIENYKKTAKGLVDANTVELLTDASDIKAGEALYTANCVACHMADGGGGIGPNLTDEYWILGGGIKNVFHTISEGGRAGKGMVAWKQILKPAEMAQVASYILEELEGTTPANPKDAEGEVWVESK
- the ccoG gene encoding cytochrome c oxidase accessory protein CcoG; its protein translation is MAQDQDNFRDSIGTINAEGKRAWVFPKKPSGRLYEYRKYVSYFLLIFLLLGPFIKINGNQFLMFNVLERRFNIFGFPFWPQDFYLFVISMIIGVVFISLFTVAFGRIFCGWICPQTIFMEMVFRRIEYWIDGDRGAQIRLEKQAWNADKIRKRTLKWFIFFVISFIIANVFLAYLIGSDQLIQYIKQGPTQHLSTMASLLIFTAVFYFIFAWFREQVCIIACPYGRMQGVLLDNKSIVVAYDHKRGESEKGRKKFRKGEDREAIGHGDCIDCFQCVNVCPTGIDIRNGTQLECVNCTACIDACDDIMEKVDLPKGLIRFASEDNIEKKAKFKFTPRLKGYTAVLVILTGLLIGMLFLRNDLEANILGLPGQLYEHKEGNIISNVYTFKLVNKTSMDIADVSFKLLSHKGTIKLVRHNNFTVPAQELIEGTLFIEINNSALEGDKNKLMIGVYSGENKIETTTARFMAPRSYK
- a CDS encoding FixH family protein; translated protein: MKINWGTGIVLAFIGFISFILFFVVRMGMDDSTNHDLVREDYYKAEIGFQKELDAEINANENNVNLNMVRTPAGIKLEFPKDLDQATIKGTVSLYRPSNKQLDFDFPISLSNNHLIIPENRLVDGRWDLKVSWEYNGEAYMYKEKITH
- a CDS encoding sulfite exporter TauE/SafE family protein: MLASALILGLMGSFHCVGMCGPIAFMLPVDHNRPGKKLLQVFLYHFGRLTAYGIIGLVFGFLGKGLYVFGLQQKLSIIIGVLMIAIILIPYKTFSKYNLSKPIYGLLSKLKNKMGKELKKKSADTFITIGFLNGFLPCGLVYMALFGSIATANPWLGALFMILFGLGTIPLMTTAVYFGSMIKGKAKKSVQRLIPVFVVLIGLLFILRGMGLGIPYISPAPVTEVVSSEVECH
- a CDS encoding PIG-L deacetylase family protein yields the protein MKKALLICYLILNASLLFSQGEKINVIVFGAHPDDCDIDTGGTAILLAKMGHNVKFVSLTNGDAGHYAMGGGELARVRIAEAKEAGKRFGVAYAVLDNHDGELMPTLENRLKVIREIRKWNADVVIAPRPNDYHPDHRYTGVLVQDAAYMVIVPNVAPEVPPLKKNPVFLYSEDGFQKPSPFEPDIAVIIDEVFDQKIYAMSAHKSQFFEWLPWTAGNLEKVPKEDKDRLEMLANWRSKAPNDAFLKCAEKWYGNKASNAKHIEGFEICEYGKQPTDEEIMRLFPMLKK
- a CDS encoding metallophosphoesterase, whose amino-acid sequence is MEVWKFLGVLVIAQLTFHSNYGQQNPTKLPETSKSQFSIGVIADCQYHHEQGTGIRKYAKSEQKLKECVVHLNTMDLAYTVHLGDFIDRDWESFDVVGPIYNHLNMPKYHVLGNHDFSVVDDKKSAVYKKLGMPSPYYDFKIKDWRFIVLDGNDISFHAYPAESDGYKIAEKYYRQNQIESPKWNGAIGPTQLQWLRSVLDKSLQDQEKVVLYCHFPVYPLNKHNLWNADEVIDILESYPHVKAYINGHNHEGNYGVKNGIHYLTLQGMVDTDENSYSVINIHSDYLEIIGFGREVNRILTTSR